In Megalops cyprinoides isolate fMegCyp1 chromosome 12, fMegCyp1.pri, whole genome shotgun sequence, the sequence GTCTGCAAATATCAATCTAGGGCGGGAGCAGGCAGCTTTATCAAGAACAGTCTGTAGAGGACTTCACAGAAAGGGATGATATGGTCAgattgcagtgcataaacccaTTATTATACCTAAAAAACACATGTTTGCAAGTGAGGTGGTGCAAAGAACATAAGTAGTGGTCTGCTGAGTGGAAAAacatatggtcagatgagtcatccttctCCCTGTTCTCAACAAGCAGACAAGTGGATATGCGGCGCAATCCAAAACAAACCCACAGGCCGGAGTGCTTGTTTTCTCACGGTGAAGGGGTCTGGCAGTTCAGCTATAGTGTGGGGTGCAGTCTCTTGGCATGGTTTAGGTCTACTCAGCCCCCATAGAGGGCAAggtaaatggcaataaatacaaagccattctgaGTGATCACCCTCATCCTATGGCAGGGTCCGAAATGAACACTGCCAGCCAATGTGGCTGTATTTTCTCTTTGGCAGGTTAAGGCCTCAGGGTCACTAGCCACTTTAGTGGGTCCTTCTGTAcatagataaatgtaaatgtactgtaatgtaaattatcACAGCCTACTGTATTAGCACAGAACCCTTTTTTGTTACGTTGAACTGTAGGCTGAGTTCCCACCTTGTGCTGGTCATCTCTGTACAGTCTCTTGTGTGATCACAAGCTATGTGTGACAGAAGATTCAGCTAGATTCTACAATTAACTGACTTATTTCGGTCTGAGATGTAGTTGCCTTTACTGTGCCTGTCACATTGCATATTTTGATAGCTGGCTCTACTGTCAGTTTAAAAAGTGGAAGGACATTCTGGGTGTCTGGCCTCCTAAGAAGCCTAAAGCTAATGAGCAGCAGCCTGATGAGGAGCAACATGACAAGGACAGCAAACAAGCGTAGGTTTCTTGAGAACTGTACTTAGTATGTGAGCAGTACTCAGGTAATGCATGCCTAGTCAGCTGGAGAAGTAGCTAGTAGTTACTGTGTTTTAGTTGTTAGCTTTAGCTGTAATGTTATCCTGCTTGCTAGCgaggtagctagctaaactcTTTTAGCAATAGTTAATAATATATGATGTTGCTAATGTTAccatacatacatttgcatCTCAGGATCCAGTTAAAATGTTGCTTGGTTTGGTCTATAACACTTTGCTTctgatgaatttatttttaatttcttgcaGTTTGTTAATTAAGAGAACGCTTTAGGAGTTTCAGCTTGTCCAGACAATAGCTGGGTTACTATAACTACCACATAAAGAAGGGTTACTGCAAATTATCAATGAGTTCAACTCAAAATTGACAATAATAGAATAACTTAATCTTTGTAGAGTGGGTAAAGAGAAAGGCATGTCACTGGAACACTTACAAGAATGAAAACATTGATCATTGAGGAAGATAAATGTCAGTTCGAGAATATGTGAATCTCATGTAGAGTTGATCCACAATAATACCCAAGCTTGTTCATAAATCTGTAGTTTTCTTTAATTTACTGTTTAATGATACGTTTTTTAACAAAGAAGTTCAAATAGAAGTGTGTTGAATTAAGTGTTATTACCTggactgtgaatatgaatttaaGGTAAACTGAAATAATAGTTACAGTGTTGCACACCGGCTCTGTACAATTCTAGGTTTTtatgcaataaattattttcaattatgaAAAATCCAATTGattggtgatttttttcatctacCAGCCACCCTGGCTTGTAGACAGGGCACAGGAGGTCACTGAAATAGTCTGATAAGCATGAAAATGATATAAACAATATGCCATCTCAGTCCAGTTGAACACTTATTGGAGATTCTGGAGTGGTGCCTAAGCATTTTCCACTACCATCAACAAAACACTGTGCTAGAATTTTACATGAAAGAATGCAGTGGCATTCCTACAGCAGAGTTAGTGACACTATGCATTGAAGCTGATCTGGTGGCCCGGCTTCCTATTAAGACAGTTTATGTtggtgtttcttttattttgacagttgcctgtacatttaaaatatactgtactaATTGTACAAATTTGTACTTTGGTCACAATGTCATTACTTCCTTATGAACACTACTGACACTTGAGTAGCCAGCCTACAAAGCCATATCCTTGCATACACAAAGGAAGTCCTTTTACTCATGCTAGAAGCAAACTGGTaagatgtattatttattttttttttattttatttattctttagcAAATGAAGATTCCTCTAAACCAGTACAAGATGATGCCCCATATGTCATCAAAGTGGTAAGAACACTGCTCTACCCCTGTGTCTAACAATTATTCTAGTTATTTTTATGATTAGATTTGTGAATTAAACAATATAAATTGCCTTtctgaaataacacacaaatcTGACCATTTTTGAGCCAATAGTATTTGTGGTGCTCCATCTGTTGAATCTTGTGAcatgaattgtattttttttcctcaacccACTCCTTTTTGTATAGGAGCCAAGTGACAATGGACCTCTCTTTTCTGAGCTGAAGTTTTACATGAGAGCTGCCAAACCTGATTTAAGTATGTAATTCTGACTTTAACTGTCTTTGACTGTCAATAACACTggaacaaacaaagaaaaccacTCTTAAggaattaattaataataataataataatgcacttCCCCACATGGACTTTAACAGAAGAACTTTTGTGGCTGCGGTGGCCCTGGGGCCATGGCTTTCCGTGGCTTCCCACTTAATATAATCCAATCTAAGTTGATCTCCCTTGACAATAAACTGTTGTATCACCAGTGAATgatcatattttattcattaggATTTCATGTTGTTGGTAAATATTTGTACCTGCAGCAGTTCACAGCTGTCTCCAtggaattttattatttttacattaaagcTCAAGTTTTATGAGAATTGTGTACCGTAAATTAAATGGTTGTCATCCCTTGATTGTTCTATGCATTAGTTTAACCCTATAAAATGATAATTCTCACCACTTTGTTGTATTACTTGGTGTTATTATTGAGAATCTTTGCCTTCTGTGGTGTATGTAGCTACTTTACtcttttgtttcagttcagAGCTGGATAAAGTCTCACAAGTTGAAGTATTTAGGAGTGCCAATGTACTGGGGGTCAGGACTTCATGAGAAAGCAGGAAAAAGGTGAGTTTTAGTGTTTCTGATGTCATAATTACCAGTAATGCCTTTCTCAAAAGTTTGACACCCATTTACCTCTGTTTTCAGGTATAGATTCATGGTCATGGACCGATTTGGAACAGACCTGCAGAAAATATTTGAGGAAAATGGCAAAAGATTTCCTCGAAAACTCGTTCTGCAGCTCGGCCTGAGGCTTGTGAGTTCAGTCATATAGACCATTGCTATCTCAGAAAACCTCCCAACTTGCTGTTTAATTGCATATATTTAATGCTGCaacacaattaaaatggcacatactaacacacaaactgtttactgtttatCTTTTGCATCTCACGCATTTGGAGTTTTGGAATCTGAGGTGagcttttcctcttctttctaGCTTGACATTCTGGAGTACATCCATGGACATGAGTACGTGCATGCTGACATCAAAGCCTCAAATCTTCTCCTTTCTTACAAGACTCCCAATCAGGTCAGTGTCCTGTCATGGAGCATACTGCAGGTCATGTTGTAGGGttttatgtaaaatgtctgaACACTCTTCTGtgatgtgcatatatgtgtatgtgtatgtatgtgtatgtgtatgtatgtatacagtatatctaaAATATGAATCAGAGTGCAATGCCcttaatgtcacattttagtACAAAGTGTCCTGATTGGCTTCAGTTTTGAAATATCACCAGGAAATCCCTTTAATACTACTCTATGTCACTATCAGAGGAGTGAATCATAACTTTTTTGGTGTTCAgatgacaaaataatttttttgccCTGTGCCAATTGAGATGGACTTTCCTCAGAAATATAGCTTGCCAGCTGCATACAGTGCCGAACATATCCAACTTCTGTAATGAGTTCCATCAAGTTGATTAGATGTGAAATGGTAGCAAGCCAGGTGAATCCTTTTTGCGAAGAGGCTAATTGTATTGTTAATTGTAGCAAGTTGGTAAAAACTCACATTAGCTACTTATGTAGTTACCAAATAGCTACtcaaaagataaatattttcatatttttattctaCCAGATCTTTCAAAGTTAACCTGAGGAACTATACTACCATTTGGTCAATCTTGTTAACAGCAGTGATGTGGCtaataaattcaattttttcCCATACACACCCATCCTAACATGTCTTACTTTATTTGTTGAAACTGAAACATCCTTTCTGGGGATGGTACTGGCCCTTGGCATCAGCTTTGGCTACATCACCACCCCCAGCTGTGAATATAGATTGAGAGAATGCATGGAATGGCATGGTTAAATACCTATAGTGCTGACACTACTTATTTGAATTCAGTGAAATAGCATTGAACAATGTTCTGCAATCCTCTTTAACCTGTTTGGGAAAAATGACAAGTTTAAATAGCTCCAGAcaacagttttaaataaataagtttgGGGTGAGGAAATTGTTCAAGTTAGGGGATTCATAATGTATCAGTGGCGTATtataaactatttttaaaatataatttagaAACCGGCTTTGTGATCTTAGTACAGTGAGTCATTGTTCTGTCTTTGAGTTACTTCTCAGGCAGTGTTGTATGCTGAGAATATGTATATGTTAACTTGATCACATTTACACtgtcctccattttttttttcatatcccAGACTGAATAGGAACAAAAATTTTTATTGGATCATTTTTCACCttatttgttaatattataGTTGAATCTTAATGGTATTGCACAGAGAAAATTCAGATTGTTaacaataatgcattttaatccaGTGATCTAGAAATAATGTGAATGCTGTACATTTATATGTTGAATGCTTTTCagtgtatttgcatgcatgtatttatttgtcttaTCTGCAAACCCAGGTTTACTTAGTAGATTATGGACTGGCCTATAGGTACTCACCAGAAGGTGTACAGAAGGAATACAAAGAGGACCCAAAGAGATGTCATGATGGTACCATTGAGTTCACCAGTATCGATGCACACAAAGGAGTGTGTAAGTAGTCCGTTATCAAGAagttactgtactgtactgtaagtaCAACAGTCACCACCGATTGCAGCATCATTGACAGGGTGTTCTTGGAGAAAGCCTAGGGTGCGAGTTTGGGAATAGCAGATTAATACAGAAACAAACGAGTGTGcttgtgcaagtgtgtgtgtgtgtgtgtgtgtgtgtgtacctatCCTGCAAATAAtctttgttttgtgaattttgattttaaataattttgtacagtatatggCTGTACCTAATATTTTGTTGCACTAGATGGAAATAGGTAATTTTTAGGTAATTCTATGATAATTCTATGATATAAGGACCATAGAATTACCtaaaaaaacatgtaagaaaaagaaatacgTTTCAACTAAATGACAAACGTGGGACTATAGGGCAAATTTTCTCATCTATTTAAAACCGGATTACTGTGAAATCATACATAGTTTTATTTGACATGCACTATAATAATGGGTTTGTTTTCCTGAGTGTTTCTTACAGATTTTGCTTGTGGCACATGAAGTGTCAtgactgtgttttattgtacatTGTCCCTGGTATAGAGATTAAAAGGTTGTAGATGGGCCATCAGACATGTAGACTGGCAGAGGAAAACATGCTTTGAgtagcattcatttttttctggtgatATGAAGGcaaaacaattattttgatGATATTAGGGACATGGTGATGTCTAAGAGAAAAAAGAGCTTCAGTATCACAAACCTTACCTCCTGTTGTTAATGAGGCACACAGTATCATGAGACATTACCTGTGGAATTTGTCAGGACCAgcttgttgtgtttttcctAGCTCCTTCCAGAAGAGGAGACCTGGAGATCCTGGGTTACTGTATGGTCCAGTGGCTCTGTGGGCGTCTTCCCTGGGAGGACAAGCTCCAAGACCCCCTCTATGTCAGAGATTCAAAAATCACGTAAGCATCACGTTTCCGCTTGTTTTTCATTCAACGTTAGTGACATAAACCATCAGCTTAGCAGGATTCCAATACATTTATTGATAGATTGGCTTCCTTATGAAATGAGGGGAGACTATACCAGTCAATTGACAGAGTCTGACACAGTTCAGTCCATCTTGATTCAACAGAATATTACTTCAGTGCGTAAATTCAGTTTGAGAAATATTGTCAGCAGTCTCAGTGAAAAGTTTATtacacaattaaacaaataaactacCTTGCTTTCCTTGCTGCGAACTGGAAAGAAAGAGCATTAATGTTGAAGGAACCAGTGTCAATTTTAGCTGAAATCATaccaaaatgtgtgaaaatgtaaatgaattaattgGTCCAAAACAGCCACCTGAAGATTCTTTGAGGGCTTGTTGAAATGATGTCATCAGGTTCTCTTCCTCAGATGATTTAGTTGATTTCTATTACATGCCATATAAAATGGAAGGtggtttgaaaagaaaaacatgaaaagtggCGTGTTTTGAGGTTTAGTGCCCTTTTGTAACTGCAGGATTTTGAATTTGGCATTTGACCTTTTTCCAGGT encodes:
- the vrk1 gene encoding serine/threonine-protein kinase VRK1, translating into MPPKRTAAGKGKGPAKRKLAEEFPAGEVLTDTAKKRWKLGQPIGQGGFGVLYLANEDSSKPVQDDAPYVIKVEPSDNGPLFSELKFYMRAAKPDLIQSWIKSHKLKYLGVPMYWGSGLHEKAGKRYRFMVMDRFGTDLQKIFEENGKRFPRKLVLQLGLRLLDILEYIHGHEYVHADIKASNLLLSYKTPNQVYLVDYGLAYRYSPEGVQKEYKEDPKRCHDGTIEFTSIDAHKGVSPSRRGDLEILGYCMVQWLCGRLPWEDKLQDPLYVRDSKITCRDNISGFMLKCFSSGNKPDEMVKFMEEVKLLGYTDKPNYQKLRNILQAGLKSIGVSDDDKLDFSVPVNGAAASSVKKTAKRKKADVRVESGDETDSAPAKKSRSPKKEPKGVKKSSPKKKSVEMGTQTSPGLALKRGRGRPKKNA